In Candidatus Riesia pediculicola, the genomic stretch AAACTGGAAGTTGTATTTAGTAATTCTTTTCATCTCTTTCGTAATTACTCTACCAATTTCTATGGTTTTAGAAAAGAAAAAGGAAACAAAACAAATTTTTTCAAGTTGTATAGCCATTTTCATCATTTCTGAAATAATGTTCATTAATTTCGTTAAAAACTTTTTCTTATTATTGATTAGCCTACAAATTTTCTTCATTGTTTTTGGTATTATGGAAAATTTAATATCAACTTTAATAAATAAAGAATATTGTTTCGAATATAAAGGTACAGCGATTGGCATATATTCCATATTTCAATGTGGAGGATCTGCAGTCGGAGGAATCCTTGGAGGATGGTTTTTAGAGATTCAAGGGATTCAATCAGTTTTTATATTATTCATCATCACTTCCATATTGTGGTTTTTCATTAATTTAAACTCTAGTCGCTTGAAAAAAATAAGATTTTTATTTAGAAATTAAAAAATTTTTCGAAAAAAAATCTTGATTTTACTTTAATAAAAAAATGGAGTGATGATTAGAAATTTGAAATATTCTTTAAACAAAAAAAAAGTAAATTTCTGTCATAGAACTAGAAAATACAACTATTTATGATCAAAAACTATTTTAGGTTTGATGATTAAATAAAAACTTTCAAAGATTTTTTATCGGAAAAAATTTAACTATTTATCATTCATTTTAAATCAAATAATTTCTTTAAGATTTTCGAGTATTTTAAAAATGATTAATTTTTCTGGACTTTCTTTTCATCAGAAATCTAAGATAATAAAAAAACAGGTTAATGATATACTGATGCAAAAAGTTCGATCTTTTCAAAAAATTCATAGAAATTTAATTAATGTTATCCGATATATTATTTTTGAAGGAAAAAAAATTAGATCTTGTTTCATATATTCTGTTGGAAGTATGTTAAAGGTCTCTTGTAAACAAATCAGTAAAATAGCTGCTTCTGTTGAATGCATGCACGCATATTCTTTAATTCATGATGATTTACCTTCGATGGATAATGACGATATCAGAAGAAACAAAAAGTCTTGTCACATTGTTTTCGGAGAAGCTAATGCCATATTGGCTGGAAATGCACTACAAGCGTTAGCTTTTGAGTTATTGTTAAGTCTGAATAGAAAAAATTTGGATCATAAGAGTCACTTGCAAATTATTCGAGAACTAACTATAGCAGGAGGAATAAAAGGAATATGTGGAGGACAATCCCTGGACATTTCAAAAAAAAAGAGATGTCATATGAACATTGAACTGTTAAATATAATTTATTTTTATAAAACTGTTTCTCTAATAAGAGCTTCTATTAGAATGATTTTTTATGCATCCAGATATCGATATGAAAAGAAATTAATCCTTATTTTAGATGATTATTCTGAAAATATCGGTTTATTGTTTCAAATTGCAGATGATCTTATTGATTTCAAAAAAGATAAATTAAAATCTCAAAATCAAAATAAAAACAAAATAACTTATCCGATATTAATTGGCATCGATCAATCAAAAAAGTCTATAAAAAATCTATATAAAAAATCAATAAGAAATATTTTTCTCATCAAAAAAAAATATGGGTTCAATATCGATATGTTATGCAATGTAACTGACTTCATTCTTTTTAAGAATAAGTAAAATATCTTGATTACTATTAACCAAAAAGTATCTTTACAATTTACAACATAATTGATCATATTTGATGATCACGTATTTAGAGAAAATGAAAACTAATTCCATATTTTATCCGATTTTATCTAAAATAAATAATCCTAAAGATCTTCGATCTTTATCAGAAAAAAAATTATCTAAACTATGCTTAGAGATTAGAAGATTTCTTCTGCATAGCGTAAGTAAATCTAGCGGTCATCTCGCTTCTGGATTGGGTGTAATTGAATTAACAGTAGCATTGCACTATGTTTATAATACTCCATTCGATCATCTTATATGGGACACTGGACATCAATCTTATCCCCACAAGATATTAACTGGAAGGAGAGATAAAATGCATACTATCCGAAAAAAAGATGGTCTACATCCGTTTCCTTGGAGAGAAGAAAGTGAATACGATATATTAAGTGTTGGACATTCTTCTACTTCCATCAGTGTTGGATTAGGTTTGTCCATCGCTGCAAAAAAAGAAGGAAAAAACAGAAAGACGATATGCGTAATAGGGGATGGAGCGATAACATCCGGAATTGCTTTTGAAGCTATTAATCACGTAGGTTTTATTAAGGAAGATCTCTTAATTATTTTAAACGATAATAAAATGTCAATTTCTAACAATACAGGAGCATTACACGAAACTCTCCTAGGAGAAACAAAATATTATCAGTCGAAAAAGTTTAATCAGGTTCTTGAAAAAGAAGAAAAATTTGTTTCAAATAGTCTAAAAAGAAGATCCAGAAATTTTTTTCGATCATTGGGATTGAATTATTTTGGTCCAATAGAAGGAAATGATGTTTATCATCTTATTCGAACGATTGAATATTTAAAAAAACGTCGAGGACCTAAATTGTTACACATCATTACAAAAAAAGGAAATGGGTATCTTCCAGCTGAAAAAGATCCTATTCTTTGGCATTGTGTACCTCAATTCAATTTAAAGAATGCGAATAAATCTATTAAAAGAAACAAAAAAAAAATGTTTTCAGATCTATTCGG encodes the following:
- the dxs gene encoding 1-deoxy-D-xylulose-5-phosphate synthase, encoding MKTNSIFYPILSKINNPKDLRSLSEKKLSKLCLEIRRFLLHSVSKSSGHLASGLGVIELTVALHYVYNTPFDHLIWDTGHQSYPHKILTGRRDKMHTIRKKDGLHPFPWREESEYDILSVGHSSTSISVGLGLSIAAKKEGKNRKTICVIGDGAITSGIAFEAINHVGFIKEDLLIILNDNKMSISNNTGALHETLLGETKYYQSKKFNQVLEKEEKFVSNSLKRRSRNFFRSLGLNYFGPIEGNDVYHLIRTIEYLKKRRGPKLLHIITKKGNGYLPAEKDPILWHCVPQFNLKNANKSIKRNKKKMFSDLFGKWLCREASTDPKLIAITPAMKEGSGMKNFCKFYPNQFFDVAISEQHAVTFAAGLAIGGYHPIVSIYSTFLQRAYDQIIHDVAIQNLPILFAVDRSGIVGEDGPTHQGSFDLTYLRCIPKIVIMSPSNEEELINMLHTGFHYRKGPVVVRYPKCYQKKFLKIQSFSKMKIGEAVIKRSGKKIAILNFGTLIEEAKIVSNRLDATLVDMRFVKPLDEKMILKLVQNHQVLITLEENSTFGGAGSGVNECVLKNKIFMPILNIGFPDNFIKQGNRREIYEEIGLNSKGIENTIQNYCNKII
- a CDS encoding polyprenyl synthetase family protein; translated protein: MINFSGLSFHQKSKIIKKQVNDILMQKVRSFQKIHRNLINVIRYIIFEGKKIRSCFIYSVGSMLKVSCKQISKIAASVECMHAYSLIHDDLPSMDNDDIRRNKKSCHIVFGEANAILAGNALQALAFELLLSLNRKNLDHKSHLQIIRELTIAGGIKGICGGQSLDISKKKRCHMNIELLNIIYFYKTVSLIRASIRMIFYASRYRYEKKLILILDDYSENIGLLFQIADDLIDFKKDKLKSQNQNKNKITYPILIGIDQSKKSIKNLYKKSIRNIFLIKKKYGFNIDMLCNVTDFILFKNK